AAAACCCTACTGGGAGGGAACATATTTAATCAATCTGGGTGATGATAAGGTAAGAAAGGAAATTAGGATTGAAACCACTCTTATGCCAAAGCAAAGTCAATTATCAAAGGATCTACTCATTGAGTTCTCAGATGTGtttgcatggtcataccaagatatgccgGGTTTGGACACTAATATCGTGGAACACATGCTACCTTTGAAATTAGATTGCGAGCCCATATACCAGAAGTTGAGAAGGATGAAACCTGATATGCTTTTGAAGATTAAAGAAGAGGTTAAAAAACAATTTGATGCAAGATTTTTGGAAGTAGCTAAATACTCAGAGTGGGTGGCGAATATTGTAAAGTTCCTAAAAAGGATAGGAAAGTCAGAATATGCATTGATTATAGAGATTTGAACCGAGCCAACCCTAAGGATAATTTTTTGTTGCCTCATATAGACACATTGGTGGATAACACTGCTAAACATTGTGTattctctttcatggatggattctcgaggTATAATCAACTTAAAATGGCAAAGGAGGACATGGAAAAGATCACGTTGATCACGACTTAGGGAACTTTTTGTTACAGGGTCATGCCGTTTGATCTAAAAAATGCTGGGGCCACGTATCAACAAGCAATAGTGAcattgtttcatgacatgatgcataaagagatTGAAGTTTATGTTGACGATATGATAGCAAAGTCCGCTAGGGAGGAAAGTCATGTGGAAAACCTCTGCACACTATTTGAAAGATTGAGGAAATACAAATTAAGATTGAATCCAACAAAATGTACTTTCGGGGTAAAGTTGAGGAAGTTATTGGGTTTCGTAGTGAGTGAACAGGGACTTGAAATAGATCCGGATAAAGTTCGAGCAATTCAAGATTTGACACCTCTTAAAACCTAAAAGGAGATAAGAAGTTTTATGGGACAGTTAAATTACGTGTCTCGTTTCATCTTACAGTTGACGGATAAATGTGATCCCATCTTCAAGCTCTTACATAAGGATAATAATGGTGAATGGACTAAAGATTGTCAAAAAATGTTTGAGAAAGTAAAAGAGTATTTGGTTAAACCACCAATTTTGATTCCCCTAGTGCTAGGAAGACCTTTGATTTTTGTATTTGGTAATGCTTGATAATTCTATAGGTTGTGTTCTAGGGCAATGAGATGGTTCAAACAAGAAAGAGTGCACAATCTATTATTTTAGCAAGAAGTTTACTGAATATGAAGCCAAGTATTCCTATCTGGAAAAGATGTGTTGCGCTTTAGCATGTACCCCACATCGACtaaggcaatacatgttgtatcacacCACCTTCCTCATTGCAAAGTTGGACCCTTTGGAGTACATTTTCTAGAAGCCATCATTGTCAGGAAGACTTGCTCGTTGGCAAGTGGTATTGTCTGGGTATGACATCATCTACATGTcccaaaaggctataaaaggaagtatAGTCACGAAATTTCTGGCTGAACCAAACTCTGTTAAGATGTGTCGACATAGAAGAGGTGAATCAGATAATGAAGGAAATCCATGATGGAGTATGTGGAGTACATAGTAATGGACATATGATGTCAAGGCAAATCATAAGGGCTGGATATTTCTGGTTGAATTTGGAATGATATTGTTTAAATTATGCTAAAAATGTCATAAATGCCAGATTTATGCAGACAGTATTAATGCTTCTCCTACCAATCTTCATATCTTGGCACTTCCTTGGCCGTTctcaatgtggggcatggatgtcattggttCTATCACACTGAAAGCATCAAACATGTATCACTTTATCTTTATAGTGATTAATTATTTCACCAAGTAGGTCGAAGTCGCTTCATATGTCAACGTAACTCGATCAGTGATATgtaaatttctaaaaaaatagGTCATCTGTCAGTACAGTTTACCAGAAAGAATCATCTCAGATAATGCCAAGAACTTGAACAATGCCCTGATAGAAGAGGGTTGCCCACAATTtaagatcaagcatcacaattctacACCATAtcatccaaaaatgaatggggcagtcgAGGCCACAAATAAGAATACTAAAAAGATCATTTCCAAGACAACAGAAACGTATAGGGATTGGCATGAGAAACTCTATTTTGCCCTCTATGCATACTGTACATCAGTGAGAACTTTGACTAGAGCTACTCTATTTTCATTAGTGTATGGCATGGAGGTCGTTTTACCTATTGAGGTGCAAATCCCATCTTTACGAGTGTTAAGGGAGGTGCAACTAGAGAAGGCTGAATAGGTGTAAGAGAGATATGAGTAGTTGAAtttaattgaggaaaagagaTTAGCAGCTTTATATCATGGCCAGTACTGAAGAAGATTCTGTCATATGTTTATGATCATTagggaaaatggatgccaaaatGGGAGGGACCGTATATGGTGAAAAAAGCTTTCTCTGGTGGAGTATTGATTCTCGCTGAAATGGATGGAGACAAGATGTCGAACCCTGTAAATTCTAATGCAGTGAAAAAAATACTTTGCTGAAAAACTAAGCTTGATTGTTCTTAAAGAGTTATTCACATTAAGTAATATTggctttttctatttttcttttctttgtccaTCATGTTTAAGGTTACGTTTTACCTTAGAGTCTTGCATTCTCCTTAAGGTTAATTACTTAATAAGTTGGCCATGTTCAAAGTGACAGATTGCATTTTTGAAATATCCTAAACTTGAAGAAAATTTCATCCTCTGTTAACCACTTTTTGCCATCTTGTTTGTTCAAAATTGACACTTACCGAAGGATCACCTCCACGTTGGAGGACAATTTGTGAGGTTTTGGGTATGGATCTATAATTTTACAACATTGTGAGACAAACATGAGATTATGCACAATTCAAATTGAAAAGATAGGCGCATTCCCAAGAATGACCTTTGTGATGAGATTAACCATATTTTGAAAAGATAAATGGCATTCATTTGTTCTCCCCGTCACTTGGAGAAAATTATATCCCTTGCTACCCCATTTTGAGTTTAATGTATCTTCTTTCTGAACCCTAATTAAAGTCATCCATCGAACATTATGGATTGACAAGAAAGATaatgaaaagtaaaagaaaatttctaAATTCTTGATCTCATTCCGGAAAAAAAGAGAAATGAAGAAATAAGGAAAATGAAtaagaaacaaacaaaaaataaaggaaataagAAGGAGTAAGAATGAAGAAAAGAGATTGGGAGATGGAAGGAgcaatcaaaaattcaaaataactcCTCATGATTTTTATACTCtttcacataatatatatattaacttgGAAAACCTTTCTTTGATTGACCCTTAACCCTTAGACCATGTTACAACCCTTAAAAGACCATTTTAATCGAATATGTTTGTTCAAATCAAGAGGTCAATCTTTGGGAAACTGTGACATCTTCAAAAGCATAAAAGAGGGAGTCATACTCTAGGGTGAAAACTCATAAATGAGCAGTCTGGAGAGATttctaaaacaaaaagaaagaagaagatatGAGATGCCCTGGAGGATAATGAAGATTTTTAGAAGAAATTGATCCTTCGGTACAAGCCCTGATAAAACCTTGAGCCTATTTTAGCCATTTCTTTGGCACCTAAACTTAAGCCGACACTATAACTTTGGAACAAGTCCATCTTTGATTGCTCACGGCCGAATTAATCTACTTGGAGAATGTAAGAGTCTATAGAAAAAAGATTTTGCCTaaataaaaaaaacacaaaaaaagaaagaaaaaacaataaaacaaagaaaaaaaccaaaaacaaaagaaaagaaagaaaaaaataataaagagagagCAAAAGAAAGGAACTACATTGAAGAATATCTATTTTAAAACGCAATTTTGCACAAAAGCATGGTACAAGGTTTATAGATTGGAACAGTCTAAAGTTAGGAAAAGGAAACTCGACTTCATGAGAATTAACGAGTTGAATCTCGATGCAAGAAATTTATGTTTCAATGGTGGATTTATGAAATCCGTAGTACCAAGTTTGTTAAGTGAATTATCATTTGAGAATTTAATTTACGAGTTATAAAATCATTTTGAAATTTGTTAAGGTGATATCCTATGGAATTTGATTTTCATGATCTGTTGTGTGTGGATAGGGATTTGATCTTTTTCAACCTAAAAACATGTTCTCAAAATGATTATCAATAAAGAGAAAACCTTCGTTGCATTTAGAGGTCTTGGTGTGGAGGTCCATTTACTTTTCATTACATTTAGAGGCCCAAGCGTAGAAGTccatttattttttattgcaTTTAGCTCAAGTGTAGAGGTCCATTTACGTTTCATTGCATAGCGGCCCAGGTGTGAAGGTCCATTTACTTTTTATTGCATTTAGAGGCTCAAGTGTGGAGTTCTATTTACTTTTCATTGCATTTAGAGGCCCAGGTGTGGAGGTTCATTCACTTTTCATTGCAGTTAGAGACCCAGGTGTGGAGGTTCATTCATTTTTCATTGCATTTAGAAACCCAGGTGTAGAGGTTCGTttactttccattgcatttaaagGCCCAAGTGTGGAGGTCCATTTACTTTTCATTGCATTGTATATGAAGGCACAGGTGTTAGGTCTATTTACAATTCTTCTGTATTCTCATTTCAAAGATTTGGTTGTGAGGTCTATCTTGTTTCACTCTTCATGTTTTGATGGTTTGGCATCTACTTTGCTAGTTTTGGATAAGGTAATATGTTTTTGATCTATTTCGATTTTGGTAATTGCAAAAATCTGTTATTCTTTTTACTTTGATGTTGAGTGGGATTTGATAGTGGTTAGGTGTCTACGTCTTTGTACGTTCCTCGCTACGCAAGCCACAAACAAAGAGGGGCAACTTTTGACACCCATTTTTGTCCGAGCCCAATTGGAGGCTCATTTAAATTTTTGTTCTCTCTTATGCCTTCCGAAGCCCACCCGATTTTAGTTAATTTGAcacctttatttttcttttattttttctttcctttttaggCCTTTTAAGGGCccaaattattactattatcattcctactactattattattaaatatttttattatctttttttaCGAATAAACAAgattaaaaacaatatatatatatagatgaaatgaaataaaagaaaaagaaaatgagggaggcttttcatattttgttcttaaaagaaaaggtaaaaaagaaaaaaaaaacaagcattctagtttctttttttttcttttttttccagaCGCATGTCTTGAGGGATCGGGTTAGGCTCCGATGAAGGGGATGTCACCGGAATGTCGGTCCTCCGCCCCTAGGAGCCCCAAAAATCCCATTTTTTCCTTTCCGCTttctaaaataaatgtttttttaAAAAGGCTTTATCTtgggaaaatttttatttttttaaaagaaagtttatatttgtaaaataaaatatgtttttagTCATATTAAAGGAAAAGTTTAAATTCttaaaacaaagttttgatctttttcaactattttaaaataaattttgatttttaagaaaaatagtgattttttaaaaaagaatagaaattttagattttgaaaataaaaatatgttttttagtcattttaaaggaaaattttaaaatttttaaaacaaagttttgatcTTTTTCACTATTTGAAATAAAGTTCTGATTTTTAAGAAAAGTAgtgatttttttaaagaaaaatttaattttgggaaaaacaTTCGGCCACTGTATTTAGCGTCTCCACCACTAGAGGCCAAAGAGCCATTGGAGGATTTTGGATGCTTACTCCAATGTAGATTCATCATTCAGTTTTCATGCTTACTCCGATGCGAATTTTGGAGAATGCAAGTTAGATAGAAAAAACACTTGCGGAACATGTCAATTCTTAGGAAACATGCTTGTTTTTGGGTTCTCTAAGAAACAAAATAGTGTAGCTTTGTCCATAACTGAAGAGGAATATGTTGTCGTAGGTAGCTGTTGTACTCAAATTTTTTGGTTGAAACAACAATTAGttgattgtaacatcccaaaaattggaGGTTAGTAGAATCAGGTTTGTGAATCGAGAGAGAGTGATCATGCCTTAATTTGTAgattatctatgcatttttaagaaataaattaggtattggtttgttggttaagtgttagtgaaatgttccttgaaacccaagttcaaatcccttctctcttaccatttttattattttacaaattttacctTAAACCCTAGTATATGACATGCcttacttttaaaataaatattgcaaatTTATTTCAAGAATGAGAAAAAAAGCCTAATGGTTAAAAGAACTATGAGAAAGCATGGAAATTAAATTAGATCCCAAGTTCGAATCCTTTCCCTTgcgaaataatttaatttttgacaaaaatcccTTATTTTTAATGTGTGTGCCACCCAAGCCTTATAACCATAGgtataaatgttaatttttcacaaataatcagCCTTTAATCCTCCTCCTTATTGCCTTAGTCGTTCATCTCCTCCTCTCCctctctttgattttattttatttttcctttcctCCATTAATGTCGTCGCCAAAACCTCTTattttaccatctctttctttttctttttccatcaAAATTGTGCACCATCTCCTTTAATCTATTGCTGCCATTTATCCTCATCTAAATCAGCCCCAAATTCAAAATCTTGAACCCTAAGATTGATCCCGAATATTACCAAGAAAGTGTCATTGTTGTTTCTTTCAACTAACTTGGGTaagatctcttttctcttcaatttcttgattaatcttgtcaattaaaaatcaaaatttccagATCTAAAATTTTggggattttaaattatttcaaaggtatttttccatattttaatgagatctcaaaccattttaaaattcagccccaaTTTTGGTCACCATGGGTAGTGGTGCATACGCCTATGTGCAAGAAAAGGGGCTATTTTGTTTCTTGAGTCTTTCCCATATTTTTTCTGCATTAAATTGTGTTCTTGAGCCCTCGTAATTAGCCTTTAATCACATATTAATTAGGGAGAGACATTATTGATCAATTAGCCAATCAGATCTCACAAATCTTAAAGCGTAAGTGCAATTATGGATAACAAAtttgttatttcgacatagttTTTGGGTAAAGATTATGAATTGATTAGATGAATAAATTTAAACATTAATTACCTACTGATTTTtcagtatattattgaattatgtgttaaCTTTAATGCCCCAAATCATCCATAAGGGCAAAGAATGATTGTACGTACGATTCGCATCAATACAatgtaaggaatctaactagtttggattcataaaatagttataatttcaaggattggtttgaactcataagtgggtATTTGGGGGATGCTTTAatggtaaattgattgaatttatactaaattttgctttaggttcgtttaaggaattattaaggaaaattggaagattcgccAATGTGCTACGAGGAAGAAGAAAATAAGatgtgggtcctaaactcataaaatagtttgaaaatgttaaatatcatgttatatttgataaattggtTTTTTTATTGGATTGgcttaatagccaaattattgattttgtaagTGGTCGAAccaggtatgtttcgagccttaaaagattgataTGTTGGCAAAATCGATagtttgatagtatgattgtttgtttgagtttgtaattgcatatttgagctatgagatatgagaatgtttgattgaatgatataatgtgttgagatattaagcttatgtatgatttaaatgcatgagatatttgttatattgtgtactgaagagggtgctatttatgcacaatgaaaatttgtaaagtaTGTGAAGTTGAACGATATTGATTGCtaccaacacaatggtaatttgaaagattggaacaaTGTTTCCATTTACTGGAAGTATGTGATTATTAAGGACATGttgagcatgtcaaatgaatatgaaaagtattgagatatgattatgtatgagattgtgtgacatattgcatatacATTGGATTAGAATTTTAtggttgacggaggagttccATGGAGTACTGGCGGAATATTAAGTCTGCACTATTCAtagtcagtgcactgcacctAGAGGGCGATTTATCGCATCTTTACTGGCAGCTTGTCTGCATTTTTACTGGTAAAATTTTTTGCATACTGTTATCGATGGTTTTAACCACAATAAGCCCATAATGTTTTAGAGTTTAGATGATAGGTTTTGGGGAACTCGTAGTGTATAACAGATAgatgggtaggaacctttttgcattgcatcatgctcacgacatattcgaatgttattgatttataaTATGTGTCGTATTGTATTGTGTTGAATGGTATTGAAATTAATGATTATTACTCAAATGAATGATGTCCCATGCTTATACACCGTTTGACACCAATTTGATAGTGGCTATGTAATAAtatgaaattcctatgatggttcTGTTTTCTTCTGTTAATGTTAATATGTTTCATTGTATTTGATGTTTTCgtttgtttaaataattgttcgactcacactgagcttttcataagctcacccccaatagtgtttaacttttcaagTAAACCTTGAAATTAGGACCAGACTCAGCATTCggagaatcaccttggacctcggattatttttcttaataattattattaagtctttattggttttgATTTGTAATTTTTAACTATTTAAGGTCTGTGGCTTGctaacttttcttttggggatttttgcatgcatggattactcaagcataataaccgaataatgcatgatatcaggtttaagtaaaatttgatattattccCTAGTTTCCGCTGCATTGAAAAGGaactatttttgaaaaacaaatcgacaaggcaactaagtttccaaaataacttgaaaaatggtttttcaGCTGCATTAGTTTAACATCGGTTTTTTTTCAAGAAGAGCGACAAGCAAAtggtttttctaaaacaacactatcaacaataaaataaatcCTAGGCATACAcaacctaatgaatgaatgcttttaagctaactcaaagtacaactacagttttctctaaaatgagtttatttaaagtctTTAAAAGTAATgaaagttagcttagccatttcagtggctaatgtagccttctcaatctagatataacatctaggctgggtttgggaggttacattGACTTTAGAATTGATATGGATCACATTCCTACAATGAGTGATAACACTAGTGCTatttacttaaccaaaaatcCCATCCAACACTCTAAAACAAAGTACATAAAGATAAAATACCATTTCTTTAGAGATCATGTGCAAAAAGGTGACATAGTTCTAGAGTTTGTAGATACTTTGCATCAACTAGCTGATATTTTTACAAAG
The Gossypium arboreum isolate Shixiya-1 chromosome 10, ASM2569848v2, whole genome shotgun sequence genome window above contains:
- the LOC108471331 gene encoding uncharacterized protein LOC108471331, with amino-acid sequence MKINYNAQEIKEAPKKMGFSFKSITCEKDEGSSNDDDDEEMVMFAKKFKKFMKFNKAKRFPRKDIIKGEPKEEKVVPDEFFRLMEQEKKLIKPYWEGTYLINLGDDKVRKEIRIETTLMPKQSQLSKDLLIEFSDVFAWSYQDMPGLDTNIVEHMLPLKLDCEPIYQKLRRMKPDMLLKIKEEVKKQFDARFLEVAKYSEVMPFDLKNAGATYQQAIVTLFHDMMHKEIEVYVDDMIAKSAREESHVENLCTLFERLRKYKLRLNPTKCTFGVKLRKLLGFVVSEQGLEIDPDKVRAIQDLTPLKT